Proteins encoded by one window of Yamadazyma tenuis chromosome 2, complete sequence:
- a CDS encoding uncharacterized protein (EggNog:ENOG503NUXP; COG:K), producing the protein MTVDSTSYESVKHLPFAGNQFPAVVTEPIMFNLAKNGQPVTLLCINDASQVPPSLMRVLYREFKYIVDEGLTYPHHVTMDYQGFQEYWFHHFVGVLVEGHYASVQELPIEESEQFWDERYLGDFYVKPNYIGRCSHVCNAGFKTHHGKRGLGLGKELGRKYLEVAPQLGYKYSVFNLVFETNKASLKIWDDLGFERIGYVKNAAVLKGHDGFVGAVMFGKDL; encoded by the coding sequence ATGACCGTTGATTCTACTAGCTACGAAAGCGTCAAACATTTGCCATTCGCCGGTAACCAGTTCCCGGCTGTGGTGACTGAACCCATTATGTTTAACCTTGCTAAAAATGGCCAGCCAGTAACACTTTTATGTATTAACGATGCATCCCAAGTGCCTCCGCTGTTAATGAGGGTACTTTACCGGGAATTTAAGTacattgtggatgaaggATTAACGTACCCCCACCACGTGACCATGGACTATCAGGGGTTCCAGGAGTATTGGTTCCACCACTTTGTGGGGGTCTTGGTGGAGGGCCACTACGCATCGGTGCAAGAGTTGCCAATAGAGGAACTGGAGCAGTTCTGGGATGAACGGTATTTGGGTGACTTCTACGTCAAACCCAACTATATCGGCCGGTGCTCACATGTGTGCAATGCTGGTTTTAAGACGCACCATGGTAAGAGAGGGCTTGGGTTGGGTAAGGAATTGGGGCGCAAATACTTGGAGGTAGCACCGCAGTTGGGGTATAAATATTCGGTGTTTAATTTAGTGTTTGAGACCAATAAAGCGAGTTTGAAGATCTGGGACGACTTGGGGTTCGAGCGGATTGGGTATGTGAAGAATGCGGCGGTGTTGAAGGGACACGATGGGTTTGTGGGGGCGGTGATGTTTGGAAAGGATCTTTAG